In a single window of the Microcoleus sp. FACHB-831 genome:
- a CDS encoding DUF1997 domain-containing protein codes for MQTQFVASQSVEIAVPEQPVPIQHYLRQPQRLVQALVDPTRIEQVSDEIFRLKMRPLSFLMLSIQPIVDMKVWAESDGTVHLKSTRCEIRGIEYINQRFALKLVGKLYPCQVNGTTYLKGKADLEVNVELPPPFWMTPKAFLEATGNGLLKSVLLTVKQRLMHQLLLDYKRWAIADTAIAPSAKSPVLPANSPTA; via the coding sequence ATGCAAACTCAATTTGTTGCGTCCCAATCTGTCGAAATTGCTGTTCCGGAACAACCAGTACCGATTCAGCATTATTTGCGCCAGCCCCAGCGTCTAGTGCAAGCGCTTGTCGATCCTACTAGAATCGAGCAAGTAAGTGATGAAATCTTTCGGCTGAAAATGCGTCCGCTTAGCTTCCTGATGTTAAGCATTCAACCGATTGTAGATATGAAAGTCTGGGCAGAGTCGGATGGCACGGTGCATTTAAAGTCAACCCGCTGCGAGATACGGGGTATTGAGTACATCAACCAACGCTTTGCACTCAAATTAGTAGGTAAACTATATCCCTGCCAAGTCAACGGGACAACTTATCTGAAAGGAAAAGCAGATTTAGAAGTTAACGTCGAGTTGCCACCTCCGTTTTGGATGACGCCAAAGGCATTTTTAGAAGCGACTGGCAACGGGCTGTTAAAGAGCGTGCTGCTGACAGTTAAACAAAGATTGATGCATCAACTGCTTTTGGATTATAAGCGATGGGCGATCGCAGACACGGCGATCGCGCCCTCTGCTAAAAGTCCAGTTTTACCAGCTAATAGCCCAACCGCATAA
- a CDS encoding ribonuclease HII, translating to MRSPRPHFNLEDLPELSCSFELVAGVDEVGRGCLFGPVVAAAVILPKPAVEKLLPAGVRDSKKLSRSRREQLAIQIKEAALDWQIGAASNDEIDNINIFHASLLAMKRAVLSLKVQPQLCLVDGKWKMPDMPFEQQTIVKGDEKSLVIAAASIIAKVWRDELVMGLEALYPEYDLAKNKGYGTAQHLLALQQHGPTPLHRRSFAPCQGIFRF from the coding sequence ATGCGATCGCCCCGACCCCATTTCAATCTAGAAGATTTGCCAGAGTTGTCCTGCTCTTTTGAACTTGTGGCTGGTGTAGATGAGGTGGGTCGGGGTTGCTTGTTTGGCCCTGTGGTTGCGGCTGCGGTGATTTTACCCAAGCCTGCTGTAGAGAAACTCTTACCAGCCGGAGTAAGAGACAGTAAAAAGCTGTCGCGATCGCGTCGCGAACAATTAGCGATACAAATTAAAGAGGCAGCGCTTGATTGGCAAATTGGCGCTGCCTCTAATGATGAAATTGATAATATTAATATCTTCCATGCCTCTTTACTGGCAATGAAGCGGGCTGTTCTTAGTCTGAAGGTTCAGCCGCAACTTTGTCTTGTCGATGGCAAGTGGAAGATGCCAGATATGCCTTTTGAGCAACAAACTATAGTCAAGGGTGATGAAAAATCTTTGGTTATTGCTGCTGCTAGCATCATCGCTAAGGTGTGGCGCGACGAATTGGTGATGGGTTTGGAAGCATTGTATCCAGAGTACGATCTGGCTAAAAATAAAGGTTACGGCACGGCGCAGCATCTTTTGGCACTGCAACAACATGGCCCCACCCCTTTGCATCGAAGATCGTTTGCTCCCTGTCAAGGCATTTTTAGATTCTAG